The proteins below come from a single Roseiflexus sp. RS-1 genomic window:
- a CDS encoding LuxR C-terminal-related transcriptional regulator yields the protein MSSTMAWARSQQEDGVNPTSIVLVNAHALFREGLRHHLTETGEFHVIGEAGNGQQAIQVVDLLDPDMVVMEVDLPGVNGLEVARAIKRAHPHIRIVLLSSTMDGQEVVKAIRAGIAAYVPRNIAPEKLLQTLHQVRRGHYPINDLVLSSPDVAAQVLNAFRQMAVDEETQNVYSPLSPRELQVLELVAAGHTNKAIAQSLDISNQTVKNHISSILRKLAVNDRTQAVVYAMRRGWIKVPLPDDTAT from the coding sequence ATGTCCAGCACGATGGCGTGGGCTCGATCACAACAGGAGGACGGGGTGAATCCAACCTCGATAGTGCTGGTCAATGCGCATGCGCTGTTTCGTGAGGGATTGCGCCACCATCTGACAGAAACGGGCGAATTTCACGTCATCGGCGAAGCGGGCAATGGCCAGCAGGCAATCCAGGTCGTTGACCTGCTCGACCCCGATATGGTTGTTATGGAAGTCGATCTGCCGGGGGTCAACGGTCTGGAAGTCGCTCGCGCCATCAAACGCGCCCATCCGCACATTCGCATCGTTCTGCTCAGTTCGACGATGGACGGGCAGGAGGTGGTCAAGGCGATCCGCGCCGGCATTGCCGCCTATGTGCCACGGAATATCGCACCGGAGAAGTTGTTGCAGACCCTGCATCAGGTGCGGCGCGGGCATTACCCGATCAACGACCTGGTGCTCTCTTCGCCCGATGTGGCAGCGCAGGTGCTCAACGCATTCCGCCAGATGGCGGTCGATGAGGAGACGCAGAATGTCTATTCGCCCCTCTCCCCGCGTGAGTTGCAGGTCCTCGAACTGGTCGCCGCCGGGCACACCAACAAGGCAATCGCTCAATCACTCGACATCTCGAATCAGACGGTCAAGAACCATATCTCGTCGATCCTGCGCAAACTGGCGGTCAACGACCGGACGCAGGCGGTCGTCTATGCAATGCGCCGCGGCTGGATCAAAGTTCCGCTGCCCGACGACACGGCGACATAG
- a CDS encoding ATP-binding protein, whose product MLTILVLGPPQILVDGVAVVVPRRRARALVYYLAAQRRPINRERLLALFWPDHERTAARQLLRAALHGVRQAVGPLIEGEEDLAISDDVEVDYRTLEDAVTAPAVDEAALASALARYRDDLLAGFTLPDAAPFTEWLAAGREHARSLAVRGYTRLARAAGARGDMAAALTALDRALAFDPLQEDLQREAIRLHYLAGDRVGAIRRYEQFRDLLDAELGVPPMRETRDIYDAIVTDRLNADLPGAWRHAEQRERPMTSGNGRDATTLPFIGRKAEMATIATIGAGRLALIEGEAGVGKTRLAFEAAAQHTAQGGLALVAAARELEQGLPYQPWIGALRDLLAHPGWSMLRASLDIAPVWFGEVARLLPELLPGAAPPTQADEARLWEGVARLLIALAQQKPLMIVIDDLHWADASSLALLGYVLRRAGNVPLRVVATVRAADHPAPLRTLLTALIREGRLERVLIRRLGVAETESLARALSPRDAARLASWLYRTTEGNPFVIAELVRHARATGLLTSDGRLSATLPDEPVVPASVYSLIQDRLARLSDAARRVIDTAVAVGRVFSFDVVARAAALSETAALDAINELHAARLIEPLPDGRFQFDHSLTMEVAYREVGEPCHRALHRRVAETLEALNRDRLDEVAGQIAWHFIEGGAPERATPYALRAGRHAASVAAWTEAIAFYEQALVGIPQSQRFDALMSLGEALLTGGRAAQATERFRESLALARTPAEARRARLSLARSLAPQGRYAEMIETVRGLEYADDYNVRVTALFLWGTALSLEGSDLAGAALRLREAARLLSSQPAPDRVALAQVRFELGGVAAQQGDLLTALACYREALAVADKAAHDPAATTWRILARNNLAYHLHLLGNLDEAERWVAEGLRLANEYGTPGLQPYLLSTQGEIALARGDLAAAEASFMAGLTLARQIELPERIAGITANLGLVAMRRGQTALAIHHLSTALAHADTLGTRHLAAQIRIWLAPLIPPDEARAALAVARAFASNGERRLLLAEIDRLEQTLAACSRPC is encoded by the coding sequence ATGCTCACCATCCTGGTACTCGGTCCGCCGCAGATCCTTGTTGATGGCGTTGCCGTGGTTGTGCCGCGTCGTCGCGCGCGGGCGCTGGTCTATTACCTGGCTGCGCAGCGGCGCCCCATCAACCGCGAGCGGTTGCTTGCCCTGTTCTGGCCCGATCACGAGCGCACAGCTGCCCGGCAACTGCTCCGCGCCGCCCTTCACGGCGTGCGGCAGGCGGTTGGTCCGCTCATTGAAGGTGAGGAAGACCTGGCTATCAGCGATGATGTCGAGGTGGACTACCGCACGCTGGAGGATGCGGTGACAGCGCCTGCCGTCGATGAGGCGGCGCTGGCGAGCGCACTGGCGCGCTACCGCGACGATCTGCTGGCTGGCTTCACCCTTCCCGATGCCGCGCCGTTTACCGAATGGCTCGCTGCCGGGCGTGAACACGCGCGTTCGCTGGCGGTGCGCGGTTACACCCGCCTGGCGCGCGCTGCCGGAGCGCGTGGCGATATGGCCGCCGCCCTGACTGCTCTCGACCGTGCGCTCGCGTTCGATCCGCTTCAGGAAGACCTGCAACGTGAAGCTATCCGGCTGCACTACCTGGCAGGCGACCGCGTCGGCGCTATTCGTCGCTATGAACAGTTCCGGGATCTGCTCGATGCTGAACTGGGGGTTCCGCCGATGCGCGAGACCCGTGACATCTACGATGCGATCGTGACTGATCGCCTGAATGCTGATCTGCCGGGTGCGTGGCGCCATGCCGAACAGCGCGAGCGCCCGATGACGTCTGGAAACGGACGGGATGCGACGACACTCCCCTTCATTGGGCGCAAGGCGGAGATGGCGACGATCGCAACGATTGGGGCGGGGCGTCTGGCGCTGATCGAAGGCGAAGCCGGGGTTGGCAAGACGCGCCTGGCGTTCGAAGCAGCGGCGCAGCACACGGCGCAGGGTGGTCTGGCGCTGGTGGCAGCGGCGCGTGAACTGGAGCAGGGGTTGCCCTATCAGCCGTGGATTGGCGCCCTGCGCGATCTGCTGGCGCATCCCGGCTGGAGCATGTTGCGCGCCAGTCTGGACATCGCGCCGGTATGGTTCGGCGAGGTGGCGCGCCTCTTGCCGGAACTGCTGCCAGGAGCAGCGCCGCCGACGCAGGCGGATGAAGCGCGCCTCTGGGAGGGGGTGGCGCGGTTACTCATCGCGCTGGCGCAGCAGAAGCCCCTTATGATCGTGATCGACGACCTGCACTGGGCGGATGCCAGCAGTCTCGCTCTGCTGGGGTACGTGCTGCGGCGCGCCGGGAATGTGCCGCTGCGCGTGGTGGCGACGGTGCGCGCAGCCGATCATCCGGCGCCGCTGCGCACACTGCTGACGGCATTGATCCGCGAGGGACGGCTGGAGCGCGTTCTGATCCGTCGCCTGGGCGTCGCCGAGACCGAATCTCTGGCGCGCGCCTTGAGTCCGCGCGATGCGGCGCGTCTGGCGTCCTGGCTCTACCGCACCACCGAGGGTAATCCGTTCGTGATCGCCGAACTCGTGCGCCATGCCCGCGCAACCGGGTTGCTTACTTCCGATGGACGGTTGAGTGCAACGCTTCCTGATGAGCCGGTTGTGCCGGCATCGGTGTACAGCCTGATCCAGGATCGTCTGGCGCGTCTTTCCGATGCCGCGCGGCGTGTGATCGACACCGCTGTGGCAGTGGGGCGCGTGTTTTCGTTCGATGTCGTCGCGCGCGCGGCCGCTCTTTCCGAAACAGCGGCGCTGGACGCGATCAATGAACTGCACGCCGCCCGTTTGATTGAGCCGCTGCCCGACGGACGCTTTCAGTTCGACCATAGCCTGACGATGGAAGTAGCATACCGCGAAGTCGGGGAACCCTGCCACCGGGCATTGCACCGGCGCGTTGCTGAAACGCTCGAAGCCCTGAACCGTGATCGGTTGGACGAGGTGGCTGGACAGATCGCCTGGCATTTCATCGAGGGAGGTGCGCCGGAACGCGCCACACCCTATGCGCTCCGCGCCGGTCGCCATGCCGCAAGCGTCGCTGCGTGGACGGAGGCGATTGCATTCTACGAGCAGGCGCTGGTCGGCATCCCGCAGTCCCAGCGTTTCGATGCGCTGATGAGCCTGGGCGAGGCGTTGTTGACCGGCGGCAGAGCGGCGCAGGCAACCGAACGTTTCCGCGAAAGTCTGGCGCTTGCCCGCACTCCAGCCGAGGCGCGTCGGGCGCGGTTGAGCCTGGCGCGATCCCTCGCACCGCAGGGGCGCTACGCTGAAATGATCGAAACCGTGCGCGGGCTGGAGTACGCCGACGACTATAATGTTCGTGTCACTGCCCTGTTTCTGTGGGGCACGGCGCTGTCACTGGAAGGGTCTGATCTGGCGGGCGCCGCGCTCCGTCTGCGCGAAGCGGCGCGGTTGCTCTCATCCCAACCTGCGCCTGATCGCGTCGCGCTTGCGCAGGTACGCTTTGAACTTGGCGGCGTGGCAGCCCAACAGGGTGACCTGCTCACTGCACTCGCCTGCTACCGCGAGGCGCTGGCGGTCGCCGATAAGGCGGCGCACGATCCGGCAGCGACAACGTGGCGCATCCTGGCGCGCAATAACCTGGCGTATCACCTGCACCTGTTGGGAAACCTCGATGAGGCGGAGCGCTGGGTGGCGGAAGGGTTGCGTCTGGCGAATGAGTATGGTACGCCGGGACTTCAGCCCTACCTGCTTTCCACGCAGGGTGAAATCGCCCTTGCACGCGGCGACCTGGCCGCCGCTGAAGCCAGTTTTATGGCGGGGTTGACGCTTGCCAGACAGATCGAACTCCCTGAACGCATTGCCGGTATCACCGCCAATCTCGGACTGGTCGCCATGCGGCGCGGGCAGACCGCGCTTGCGATTCATCACCTCTCGACGGCGCTGGCGCACGCCGATACCCTGGGGACGCGCCACCTCGCCGCCCAGATTCGTATCTGGCTCGCTCCGTTGATCCCGCCCGATGAGGCGCGCGCAGCGCTCGCAGTCGCCCGTGCGTTTGCAAGCAATGGTGAGCGTCGCCTCCTCCTGGCTGAAATCGACCGCCTGGAACAGACGCTGGCGGCATGTTCACGCCCATGTTGA
- a CDS encoding hydantoinase/oxoprolinase family protein, with protein MDVIGIDIGGTFTDFVLLRDGRVRIYKTLSTPDDPARALVQGIDLLGAPVAVVHGTTVATNALLERRGAPTALITTAGFGDVLAIGRGDRPALYDLNVTRPEPLVPEAWRFELVERLRADGSVLIPLDDAELTRMVAWIAAQPVEAVAICLLHSYANPSHEVRVAAALEQAARAAGRSLFISASYRVLPEPREYERTSTTVVNAYVSPTLGRYLDRLGPALTDRGVRSLRIMASDGGSMGLVTARELAARATLSGPAGGIVGAFAVARRAGFTRIITFDMGGTSTDVALVDGTLPRTSESRVGGVPVRLPGLDIHTVGAGGGSIARVDAGGALRVGPQSAGADPGPACYGRGTLPTVTDANLLLGRLQPDYFLGGRMALDVDRARAVFAMLARDLFGAHDAAAEQRAALGVVRVANALMERAIRAISVERGDDPRDCALVAFGGAGPLHAAHLAAALGIRTVLIPRYPGVLSAFGMIAADVTRETSRALLMTLDALDPATLAAHIGTLADEARAALAADGEDPNGCRIESVLDLRYVGQSYELPTPLDQGWEASPALLADLAERFHALHERRYGHAMRNRQIEAVTLRVRAVSPRDALTFAPDDLPPRATPLAPHAVVNAALTGDTAALEPAPLYERDDLRPGDGIAGPAIIAQLDATTIVPPGWRAVVDADLNLLMTPLPPQSAPADPPA; from the coding sequence ATGGACGTGATCGGCATCGATATTGGCGGCACCTTTACCGACTTCGTGCTGTTGCGCGATGGTCGCGTGCGCATTTATAAAACCCTTTCGACTCCTGACGATCCGGCGCGCGCGCTGGTGCAGGGGATCGATCTCCTCGGCGCGCCGGTTGCGGTTGTGCATGGGACGACAGTGGCGACGAATGCGTTGCTCGAACGGCGCGGCGCTCCCACTGCGCTGATCACGACCGCCGGGTTTGGTGATGTGCTGGCAATCGGGCGCGGTGACCGACCGGCGCTCTACGATCTGAATGTGACCCGACCGGAGCCGCTGGTTCCTGAAGCATGGCGCTTTGAACTGGTCGAACGGTTGCGTGCCGATGGCAGCGTGCTCATCCCGCTCGACGACGCCGAACTGACGCGCATGGTCGCCTGGATCGCAGCGCAACCCGTCGAGGCGGTTGCGATCTGTCTGCTGCACAGTTACGCCAACCCTTCCCACGAAGTGCGGGTCGCTGCTGCGCTCGAACAGGCGGCGCGCGCCGCCGGACGCTCGCTCTTCATATCGGCTTCGTACCGCGTGCTGCCGGAACCACGCGAATATGAACGCACCAGCACCACCGTCGTCAATGCGTATGTCAGCCCGACGCTCGGACGCTACCTGGATCGCCTTGGTCCGGCATTGACGGACCGCGGTGTGCGCTCGTTGCGCATCATGGCTTCCGACGGCGGGAGTATGGGGCTGGTCACAGCGCGGGAACTTGCGGCGCGCGCGACCCTCTCCGGTCCGGCGGGCGGGATCGTTGGCGCATTCGCCGTCGCGCGTCGCGCCGGGTTCACCCGGATCATCACGTTCGATATGGGTGGCACATCGACCGATGTGGCGCTGGTGGACGGAACGCTGCCGCGCACCTCTGAGTCGCGCGTCGGCGGGGTACCGGTGCGGCTGCCGGGTCTCGATATTCATACCGTAGGCGCAGGGGGCGGCTCGATTGCGCGGGTGGATGCCGGAGGCGCGCTACGTGTCGGTCCGCAGAGCGCCGGCGCCGATCCGGGACCGGCATGCTACGGGCGTGGAACGCTTCCAACCGTGACCGATGCGAATCTGCTGCTGGGACGCTTGCAACCTGACTATTTTCTGGGCGGGCGGATGGCGCTCGACGTGGATCGGGCGCGCGCTGTGTTCGCCATGCTGGCGCGCGATCTGTTCGGCGCACACGATGCCGCTGCCGAACAGCGCGCTGCGCTGGGGGTGGTGCGCGTCGCCAATGCGCTGATGGAACGCGCCATCCGGGCGATCTCGGTCGAACGCGGCGATGATCCGCGCGATTGCGCACTGGTCGCCTTCGGGGGAGCGGGTCCGCTCCACGCGGCGCACCTGGCAGCGGCGCTTGGGATCCGCACCGTGCTGATCCCGCGCTATCCGGGTGTGCTTTCGGCGTTCGGCATGATCGCCGCCGATGTCACCCGCGAGACCAGTCGGGCGCTGCTGATGACGCTCGATGCACTGGATCCTGCCACGCTCGCGGCGCATATCGGCACACTGGCGGACGAGGCGCGCGCGGCGCTGGCTGCCGACGGCGAAGACCCCAATGGCTGCCGGATCGAGAGCGTGCTCGATCTGCGCTACGTCGGGCAATCGTATGAACTTCCAACCCCGCTGGATCAGGGATGGGAAGCGTCGCCAGCGCTGCTGGCAGACCTGGCGGAACGGTTCCACGCGCTGCACGAGCGACGCTACGGGCACGCGATGCGTAACCGACAGATCGAAGCAGTAACGCTGCGGGTGCGGGCGGTCAGCCCGCGCGACGCGCTTACCTTCGCGCCGGACGATCTGCCGCCCCGCGCAACGCCGCTGGCGCCGCACGCAGTGGTGAACGCCGCGCTGACCGGCGATACAGCGGCGCTTGAACCCGCGCCGCTGTACGAACGTGACGACCTGCGCCCCGGCGATGGGATCGCCGGTCCGGCGATCATCGCCCAACTCGATGCCACGACGATCGTGCCGCCTGGCTGGCGCGCCGTCGTCGATGCCGATCTGAACCTGCTTATGACGCCGCTGCCGCCTCAGTCAGCGCCGGCTGATCCTCCTGCCTGA
- a CDS encoding YceI family protein, translating to MAQWIIDDSHSLIQFTVRHMMISKVRGRFDRFSGAIAADEQNPAHSSVNVQIEAASINTRDAKRDAHLTSPDFLDVANYPYITFVSKRIEVQDESHGRIIGDLTIRGVTREVTLEVEYNGQARSPWGTVSAGFHAQTTINRKDWGLTWNVALETGGVLVGDEVTIDIEVELIRQEDQPALTEAAAAS from the coding sequence ATGGCACAGTGGATTATCGACGACAGTCACTCCCTTATTCAGTTCACCGTTCGCCACATGATGATCTCGAAGGTGCGCGGGCGATTCGACCGCTTCAGCGGCGCCATTGCGGCAGATGAACAGAATCCGGCGCATTCATCGGTCAACGTGCAGATCGAGGCGGCGAGCATCAACACCCGCGATGCGAAACGCGACGCGCACCTGACGTCACCTGATTTCCTCGATGTCGCCAATTACCCTTACATCACCTTCGTCAGCAAGCGCATCGAGGTGCAGGATGAATCCCACGGTCGCATCATCGGCGATCTCACCATCCGTGGGGTGACCCGCGAAGTGACGCTTGAAGTTGAGTACAACGGTCAGGCGCGCTCGCCGTGGGGCACGGTTAGCGCCGGTTTCCACGCTCAGACGACGATCAACCGCAAGGACTGGGGCCTGACCTGGAACGTGGCGCTGGAGACCGGCGGCGTGCTGGTTGGCGACGAGGTCACGATCGATATCGAGGTCGAACTGATCAGGCAGGAGGATCAGCCGGCGCTGACTGAGGCGGCAGCGGCGTCATAA
- a CDS encoding L-threonylcarbamoyladenylate synthase — protein MTDRIQTRVLTVDPAVPEPQIIAEAAAVIRAGGLVAFPTETVYGLGASALDEQAVARIFHAKERPATDPIIAHIADLCQLDVLARDVPPAAHALARRFWPGPLTLVVLRRPIVPANLSAGRATVAVRMPAHPVALALIAASGVPIAAPSANRFSRPSPTTAAHVLDDLNGRIDLVLDGGATHIGVESSVVDLTVDPPVLLRPGGVTITALREVLPELTFAPRYLAGDEEALPAPGMLLRHYAPNATLTVVAGDHAAALERIRAEAQAAINAGLRVGVLAFDEDAPALADLPVRIVQLGPAANPEVVAQRLFAALRAIEQTGVDLILARDPGQEGLSLTIRDRLVRAAEGRIIVAGQ, from the coding sequence GTGACCGATCGCATCCAAACCAGGGTTCTGACCGTCGATCCCGCTGTACCCGAACCGCAGATCATCGCCGAAGCGGCGGCAGTGATCCGCGCTGGCGGGCTGGTGGCGTTTCCCACCGAAACGGTCTACGGTTTGGGCGCCAGCGCCCTCGATGAGCAGGCGGTCGCACGGATTTTTCACGCCAAGGAACGCCCGGCGACTGACCCGATCATTGCGCACATTGCCGATCTCTGCCAGCTCGACGTGCTTGCGCGCGACGTTCCGCCGGCGGCGCACGCACTGGCGCGTCGCTTCTGGCCCGGTCCGCTCACCCTGGTGGTGCTGCGCCGTCCCATCGTTCCCGCCAATCTGTCCGCCGGACGGGCGACCGTTGCGGTGCGCATGCCGGCGCATCCGGTCGCGCTGGCGTTGATCGCCGCATCTGGCGTGCCGATCGCTGCGCCGAGCGCCAACCGCTTCAGCCGTCCAAGTCCCACAACGGCGGCGCATGTGCTCGACGACCTGAACGGACGCATTGACCTGGTGCTCGACGGCGGCGCCACCCATATCGGCGTTGAGTCGAGCGTCGTCGATCTGACGGTCGATCCGCCGGTGTTGCTGCGCCCCGGCGGTGTGACGATTACGGCGTTGCGCGAGGTGCTGCCTGAATTGACCTTCGCGCCGCGCTATCTCGCCGGTGACGAAGAGGCGCTGCCAGCGCCCGGCATGCTGCTGCGCCACTACGCCCCCAACGCAACGCTGACGGTGGTTGCTGGCGACCATGCCGCAGCGCTGGAGCGCATTCGCGCTGAAGCGCAGGCGGCGATCAACGCCGGGTTGCGTGTCGGTGTACTGGCGTTCGACGAAGATGCGCCCGCCCTGGCGGATCTGCCGGTGCGGATCGTTCAACTGGGACCGGCTGCCAACCCAGAGGTGGTGGCGCAACGTCTGTTCGCCGCGCTGCGCGCCATTGAACAGACCGGCGTCGACCTGATCCTGGCGCGTGATCCCGGTCAGGAAGGGTTGAGCCTTACCATCCGCGACCGACTGGTGCGCGCCGCTGAAGGACGGATCATCGTCGCCGGACAGTGA
- the cas2 gene encoding CRISPR-associated endonuclease Cas2 has product MMVLITYDVNTETEAGKRRLLKVAKACQDYGQRVQKSVFECIIDAAQLRQLQARLERIIDVETDSIRYYYLGDEWRHRVRHVGVAPDVDIEGTLIL; this is encoded by the coding sequence ATGATGGTACTGATCACCTACGATGTCAACACGGAAACGGAAGCTGGCAAACGGCGACTGCTCAAAGTTGCAAAAGCCTGTCAGGACTACGGACAACGGGTTCAGAAGTCGGTATTTGAATGCATTATAGATGCCGCGCAACTCCGCCAGTTGCAAGCCAGGCTGGAGCGCATTATCGATGTGGAGACCGACAGCATACGCTACTACTACCTTGGCGACGAATGGCGACACCGGGTCAGGCACGTAGGCGTCGCCCCTGACGTTGACATAGAAGGGACGCTTATTCTTTAG
- a CDS encoding flavin reductase family protein: protein MPVDEARFRQLMGHFASGVTVVTTEYEGQLFGLTVSSFCSLSLRPPLVLICIDKQVRAHDAIAAAGRYAVNILEKHQEYLSRRFATPEIDKFMGIAWRFGQLGLPILEDTLAAFECRLTDTLPGGDHSIFVGEVQNAEIREGSPLIYYRRGYHELK, encoded by the coding sequence ATGCCAGTCGATGAAGCCCGTTTTCGTCAATTGATGGGTCATTTTGCCAGTGGCGTCACCGTGGTGACGACTGAGTACGAGGGGCAGTTGTTCGGTCTGACGGTCAGTTCCTTCTGCTCATTGTCGCTCCGCCCGCCGCTGGTGCTGATCTGTATCGATAAGCAGGTTCGCGCCCACGACGCGATTGCCGCCGCCGGGCGTTATGCCGTCAATATTCTTGAGAAGCACCAGGAGTATCTCTCGCGCCGCTTCGCCACGCCGGAGATCGACAAATTCATGGGGATCGCCTGGCGTTTCGGGCAGTTGGGGTTGCCAATCCTGGAAGATACGCTGGCGGCGTTCGAGTGCCGGTTGACCGATACGTTGCCGGGCGGAGATCATTCCATCTTTGTCGGCGAAGTGCAGAACGCGGAGATCCGTGAAGGTTCACCGTTGATCTACTATCGTCGCGGCTATCACGAGTTGAAGTGA
- a CDS encoding TolB family protein, which yields MTRIRIVLWLVSCLALALSACGPLSIAEQERIRDLQTVEASTPTATPLPPTDTPVPPSPTPTATPGPTATPVPPTATPVPSPTPLPPTPTPNPALAQFSLCNQSAGDPTGGRFSMRVTAITTTVDLFFERLEVALDVPADSAQPHAFARCRPAPAAPQTVGEVEVAGAYLIEVQFDGWLRDEAFRASLAAPTVPLSGTQVMRAAAFRIPPGVATGATLVIGVDQPLPFRLRLEDNPLRLIIDVATSGPVSQASDLLRMPTGVTPAPTTPIFYLADGDIWRLSNGTAENLTESVRAGQFGDVTALTARADRRLIAFCATAPGAIAADVTAASTLWVLELDSGAVRQLTPPPRGRSCADPAMSPDGTTIAYAVDESGVSPPQLRIFSVQIFPGAPAVALTPSGDEWSRYAPQWLDDARIVYAATAEDGRQTLFLREPDGTELDIGMGLLVSGIGGQRSARYRGFGRMLADPNGSAIAVEALRIDRPGADLLILNPTGAEIERLSPIAAGFWNRPVAWSADGALYYLSTACASGAVFEYTLHVRTLDGADRVIAAGIAPGDLGVFAVRRNALAYVTFDRLPEGSAGPLRVDPDAPSALWYWDLAGNARARLLETNRAITALAP from the coding sequence ATGACTCGAATCCGTATCGTCCTCTGGCTTGTCTCCTGTCTGGCACTGGCGCTCTCCGCCTGCGGACCCCTCTCGATTGCCGAACAGGAGCGCATCCGCGATCTCCAAACGGTTGAAGCTTCGACGCCGACGGCGACGCCGCTCCCGCCAACCGATACGCCTGTGCCGCCGTCGCCAACTCCCACCGCAACCCCCGGTCCGACAGCAACGCCGGTTCCTCCCACTGCCACCCCTGTGCCGTCGCCAACGCCGCTGCCGCCGACTCCCACGCCCAACCCGGCGCTGGCGCAGTTCAGTCTGTGCAATCAGTCGGCTGGCGACCCGACCGGCGGCAGGTTCAGTATGCGGGTAACAGCAATCACAACGACGGTCGATCTGTTCTTTGAACGCCTCGAAGTTGCGCTCGACGTTCCTGCCGACTCGGCGCAACCGCATGCGTTCGCCCGCTGCCGCCCCGCGCCCGCCGCGCCCCAGACGGTTGGCGAGGTCGAGGTGGCGGGCGCGTACCTGATCGAGGTGCAGTTCGACGGATGGCTGCGCGATGAGGCGTTTCGCGCGTCGCTCGCTGCGCCGACCGTGCCGCTGAGCGGGACGCAGGTGATGCGCGCGGCGGCATTCCGCATTCCCCCTGGCGTTGCAACCGGCGCCACGCTGGTCATCGGCGTGGATCAACCGCTGCCGTTCCGCCTGCGCCTGGAAGATAACCCGCTGCGCCTGATCATCGATGTGGCAACGAGCGGACCGGTCAGCCAGGCGAGCGATCTGCTCCGCATGCCGACCGGCGTAACGCCCGCTCCGACAACGCCGATCTTCTACCTCGCCGATGGCGATATCTGGCGTCTCAGCAACGGCACAGCGGAAAATCTCACCGAAAGCGTTCGCGCCGGGCAGTTTGGCGATGTGACGGCGCTGACTGCGCGCGCCGACCGGCGATTGATCGCCTTCTGTGCAACCGCACCGGGCGCAATTGCGGCGGATGTAACAGCGGCATCGACCCTGTGGGTGCTGGAACTGGACAGCGGCGCGGTGCGTCAGTTGACTCCGCCGCCGCGCGGGCGCTCGTGCGCCGACCCGGCGATGTCGCCGGATGGTACGACGATTGCTTATGCCGTTGATGAGTCGGGGGTTTCACCGCCGCAACTGCGCATCTTTTCAGTGCAGATCTTCCCCGGTGCACCGGCAGTGGCGTTGACACCTTCCGGCGATGAGTGGAGCCGCTATGCACCGCAGTGGCTCGATGATGCGCGCATTGTCTATGCCGCCACAGCGGAAGATGGACGGCAGACGCTGTTCCTGCGCGAACCGGATGGCACGGAACTCGACATCGGTATGGGGTTGTTGGTATCGGGAATAGGCGGGCAGCGCAGCGCGCGGTACCGTGGCTTCGGTCGCATGCTGGCAGATCCCAACGGCAGCGCTATCGCCGTTGAAGCGCTGCGGATCGACCGTCCGGGGGCGGATCTACTGATCCTGAACCCGACCGGCGCCGAAATCGAACGTCTCAGCCCGATTGCTGCCGGCTTCTGGAACCGCCCCGTCGCCTGGAGCGCCGATGGTGCGCTCTACTATCTCTCGACGGCGTGTGCAAGCGGGGCGGTGTTTGAGTATACCCTGCACGTGCGCACCCTCGATGGCGCGGATCGGGTGATTGCCGCCGGGATCGCGCCTGGCGACCTGGGGGTGTTCGCGGTGCGCCGGAATGCACTGGCGTATGTGACGTTCGACCGCCTGCCGGAAGGATCAGCGGGTCCGCTCCGCGTCGATCCAGACGCGCCATCGGCGCTCTGGTACTGGGATCTGGCAGGCAATGCCCGCGCGCGCCTGCTGGAAACCAATCGTGCAATTACTGCTCTGGCGCCGTGA